A stretch of Mya arenaria isolate MELC-2E11 chromosome 14, ASM2691426v1 DNA encodes these proteins:
- the LOC128218059 gene encoding heme-binding protein 2-like isoform X3, whose amino-acid sequence MNFLKTIGQGIAGVMLEKPKYKLAEEKAEGYEERHYEAARWVSTNVQSMSRESAGSTGFRRLFKYITGENKPGIKVDMTAPVATRIVPGAGPNCESSFTVSFYIPPKHQDSPPEPTGEGVFIEEFSEMTVYVSSFGGFASEEQWIDEARILSEKLKDKSIHQEFYFTAGYDSPFKLFNRCNEVWFVKK is encoded by the exons ATGAATTTTCTGAAGACAATAGGACAGGGTATTGCTGGAGTTATGTTGGAGAAGCCCAAGTATAAGCTGGCTGAAGAGAAAGCAGAG GGTTATGAGGAGCGTCATTATGAGGCTGCCCGATGGGTGAGCACAAATGTACAGAGCATGTCACGGGAATCTGCTGGCAGTACGGGATTTAGGCGACTCTTCAAATACATCACTGGAGAAAACAAACCAG GTATAAAGGTAGACATGACTGCCCCTGTTGCAACCAGAATTGTGCCAGGAGCGGGACCAAACTGTGAGAGCTCATTCACCGTGTCATTCTACATCCCGCCAAAACATCAAGATTCCCCGCCAGAACCGACCGGTGAAGGCGTGTTTATTGAGGAGTTTTCCGAGATGACTGTTTATGTGTCAAGCTTTGGCGGCTTTGCCAGTGAGGAACAATGGATAGATGAGGCTCGTATATTATCTGAGAAATTAAAAGACAAATCGATTCACCAAGAATTTTATTTCACAGCAGGTTATGATAGCCCGTTCAAGTTATTTAATAGGTGCAATGAGGTCTGGTTTGTAAAGAAGTGA
- the LOC128218059 gene encoding heme-binding protein 2-like isoform X2, translating to MLKVQAHFVTREVFQFTVGLLCPRQVSYTQMNFLKTIGQGIAGVMLEKPKYKLAEEKAEGYEERHYEAARWVSTNVQSMSRESAGSTGFRRLFKYITGENKPGIKVDMTAPVATRIVPGAGPNCESSFTVSFYIPPKHQDSPPEPTGEGVFIEEFSEMTVYVSSFGGFASEEQWIDEARILSEKLKDKSIHQEFYFTAGYDSPFKLFNRCNEVWFVKK from the exons ATGTTGAAGGTTCAAGCACATTTTGTAACACGTGAGGTCTTTCAGTTCACTGTAGGTCTACTTTGCCCAAG aCAGGTGTCATATACCCAGATGAATTTTCTGAAGACAATAGGACAGGGTATTGCTGGAGTTATGTTGGAGAAGCCCAAGTATAAGCTGGCTGAAGAGAAAGCAGAG GGTTATGAGGAGCGTCATTATGAGGCTGCCCGATGGGTGAGCACAAATGTACAGAGCATGTCACGGGAATCTGCTGGCAGTACGGGATTTAGGCGACTCTTCAAATACATCACTGGAGAAAACAAACCAG GTATAAAGGTAGACATGACTGCCCCTGTTGCAACCAGAATTGTGCCAGGAGCGGGACCAAACTGTGAGAGCTCATTCACCGTGTCATTCTACATCCCGCCAAAACATCAAGATTCCCCGCCAGAACCGACCGGTGAAGGCGTGTTTATTGAGGAGTTTTCCGAGATGACTGTTTATGTGTCAAGCTTTGGCGGCTTTGCCAGTGAGGAACAATGGATAGATGAGGCTCGTATATTATCTGAGAAATTAAAAGACAAATCGATTCACCAAGAATTTTATTTCACAGCAGGTTATGATAGCCCGTTCAAGTTATTTAATAGGTGCAATGAGGTCTGGTTTGTAAAGAAGTGA
- the LOC128218059 gene encoding heme-binding protein 2-like isoform X1 encodes MMSDFDNCKYKQIVFLCQKLIISSEKYSQVSYTQMNFLKTIGQGIAGVMLEKPKYKLAEEKAEGYEERHYEAARWVSTNVQSMSRESAGSTGFRRLFKYITGENKPGIKVDMTAPVATRIVPGAGPNCESSFTVSFYIPPKHQDSPPEPTGEGVFIEEFSEMTVYVSSFGGFASEEQWIDEARILSEKLKDKSIHQEFYFTAGYDSPFKLFNRCNEVWFVKK; translated from the exons ATGATGTCAGACTTTGACaactgtaaatataaacaaatagttttcCTTTGCCAAAAGTTAATAATTTCCAGTGAAAAATATTC aCAGGTGTCATATACCCAGATGAATTTTCTGAAGACAATAGGACAGGGTATTGCTGGAGTTATGTTGGAGAAGCCCAAGTATAAGCTGGCTGAAGAGAAAGCAGAG GGTTATGAGGAGCGTCATTATGAGGCTGCCCGATGGGTGAGCACAAATGTACAGAGCATGTCACGGGAATCTGCTGGCAGTACGGGATTTAGGCGACTCTTCAAATACATCACTGGAGAAAACAAACCAG GTATAAAGGTAGACATGACTGCCCCTGTTGCAACCAGAATTGTGCCAGGAGCGGGACCAAACTGTGAGAGCTCATTCACCGTGTCATTCTACATCCCGCCAAAACATCAAGATTCCCCGCCAGAACCGACCGGTGAAGGCGTGTTTATTGAGGAGTTTTCCGAGATGACTGTTTATGTGTCAAGCTTTGGCGGCTTTGCCAGTGAGGAACAATGGATAGATGAGGCTCGTATATTATCTGAGAAATTAAAAGACAAATCGATTCACCAAGAATTTTATTTCACAGCAGGTTATGATAGCCCGTTCAAGTTATTTAATAGGTGCAATGAGGTCTGGTTTGTAAAGAAGTGA